Proteins from a genomic interval of Aminivibrio sp.:
- a CDS encoding L-threonylcarbamoyladenylate synthase: MSSPRILAVDPWNPDPKVIGEAAELLRGGCLVAFPTETVYGLGANGLDPAAAAKIYAAKGRPSDNPLILHFSSPGDAESAVLVNERARRLMDLFWPGPLTLVLPSRGTVPQEVTAGLDTVAVRMPSHPVALALIAAAGLPVAAPSANSSGRPSPTDALAVASDLEDRVDLVLDGGATSVGLESTVLDITGEHMVLLRPGGCPVEEIEARTGQPVLRSGGNVRRSPGTRYRHYAPAVPLILHDGAGAREKALAFGGPIAWIGMDGPEILFAPGETDGELSLRFSTTENYARGLFHALRVLESSGAAIIVAQRPEDDAGIALALRDRLERASSGEKNSGPEK; this comes from the coding sequence GTGAGTTCCCCCCGCATTCTCGCCGTGGATCCCTGGAACCCGGATCCGAAGGTCATCGGGGAGGCTGCGGAACTTCTGCGCGGCGGCTGTCTCGTCGCCTTTCCCACAGAGACCGTCTACGGCCTCGGTGCCAACGGGCTCGACCCGGCGGCGGCGGCAAAAATCTACGCCGCCAAGGGACGCCCTTCGGACAATCCCCTGATCCTCCATTTTTCCTCTCCCGGGGACGCGGAGTCGGCCGTTCTGGTCAACGAAAGAGCCAGGCGGCTCATGGACCTCTTCTGGCCGGGTCCCCTGACCCTGGTCCTCCCCTCCCGTGGAACGGTGCCGCAGGAGGTGACGGCCGGCCTCGACACTGTGGCGGTGCGGATGCCCTCCCATCCCGTAGCCCTTGCCCTGATCGCGGCTGCAGGCTTGCCCGTGGCCGCGCCGAGCGCCAACTCGAGCGGCCGCCCCAGCCCCACGGACGCCTTGGCCGTGGCGTCGGACCTGGAAGACAGGGTGGACCTCGTCCTCGACGGGGGGGCCACGTCGGTGGGGCTCGAGTCCACGGTCCTTGACATCACCGGGGAACATATGGTTCTTTTGCGGCCGGGAGGATGTCCCGTGGAGGAGATCGAAGCCAGGACGGGGCAGCCGGTTCTCCGTTCCGGCGGCAACGTGCGCCGCTCTCCGGGAACGAGGTACCGCCATTATGCCCCGGCTGTTCCATTGATCCTTCACGACGGAGCCGGGGCGAGGGAGAAGGCCCTCGCCTTCGGGGGGCCGATTGCCTGGATCGGCATGGACGGTCCCGAGATTCTTTTCGCTCCCGGCGAGACGGACGGAGAGCTTTCCCTCCGGTTCTCCACGACGGAAAACTATGCCCGGGGGCTTTTCCACGCCCTCAGGGTCCTCGAGTCGTCAGGAGCGGCGATCATCGTCGCCCAGCGGCCGGAGGACGATGCCGGCATCGCCCTCGCCCTCAGGGATCGGCTGGAAAGAGCGTCTTCCGGAGAGAAGAATAGCGGTCCGGAAAAATAA
- the rsmI gene encoding 16S rRNA (cytidine(1402)-2'-O)-methyltransferase — translation MPLAVIPTPVGNLEDMSPRAVRMLKEADVIACEDTRTSLPLLRHFGISARLVSYHAHNEKGRAEHLLSLLAEGKNVALISDAGTPGISDPGREIVLRCIAEGVDVTVLPGPTAFVPALVLSGLQPHPFLFHGFLPDKQGEREKVLLELAPLQCTLVFYVSPHKAEKHIRHTADVLGNRKAALVREISKVYEEARRGTLRELADSVAGGIRGEIVLVVEGASPPEPDGDRWKEAARAMLSEGLSSREVVKIVSKEYGLSKNDVKSFLFAEKAED, via the coding sequence ATGCCGCTCGCAGTGATCCCCACCCCGGTGGGAAACCTTGAGGACATGTCGCCCCGGGCGGTCCGGATGCTGAAAGAAGCCGACGTGATCGCCTGCGAGGACACCAGGACATCCCTGCCGCTGCTGCGGCATTTCGGCATATCGGCCCGCCTCGTCTCCTACCATGCCCACAACGAAAAGGGCAGGGCGGAGCACCTTCTCTCCCTGCTCGCGGAGGGGAAAAATGTCGCCCTTATCTCCGACGCGGGCACCCCGGGCATATCCGATCCGGGGCGGGAAATCGTCCTGCGGTGCATCGCCGAGGGAGTGGACGTAACGGTCCTGCCCGGACCCACTGCCTTCGTCCCCGCTCTCGTGCTCTCGGGGCTGCAGCCCCATCCGTTCCTGTTCCACGGCTTTCTTCCCGACAAACAGGGAGAACGGGAGAAGGTCCTCCTGGAACTGGCCCCCCTGCAGTGCACCCTTGTCTTCTATGTCTCTCCCCACAAGGCGGAAAAGCACATCCGCCACACAGCGGACGTCCTGGGAAACAGAAAAGCGGCCCTTGTCCGGGAGATCAGCAAGGTGTACGAGGAGGCCCGGAGGGGCACCCTTCGAGAACTGGCGGATTCCGTCGCCGGGGGAATCCGGGGCGAGATTGTCCTTGTGGTGGAAGGAGCCTCCCCGCCGGAGCCCGACGGGGACCGGTGGAAGGAAGCAGCCCGGGCCATGCTCTCGGAGGGCCTTTCCTCCCGGGAGGTTGTCAAAATCGTCTCGAAGGAGTATGGTTTATCGAAAAATGACGTCAAATCGTTCCTTTTCGCTGAAAAAGCGGAGGACTGA
- the metG gene encoding methionine--tRNA ligase, producing the protein MPENLNQENKTFYLTTPIYYVNDIPHIGHAYTTIAADVMCRYKRMKGYDVMFLTGTDEHGQKIQQSAAAKGLTPIELADRTVLNFKELWNALGISYDDFIRTTEERHYRTVQAIFKKLLDQGDIYKGTYEGWYCVPCETYVPESSMGEDKTCPDCRLPLQMMKEESYFLRASKYVPRLLEYYETNLRGVMPRTRYNEIVSFLKSGVRDQSVSRTTLKWGIPVPGDDAHVIYVWFDALINYVTACGYLDDPEKFAKYWPSAHHLVGKDIIRFHCVVWPIMLLALGVNPPVSVFAHGWWTVEGEKMSKSKGNVVDPFEMVKRYGRDPFRYFLLREVPFGLDGDFSEAALVGRINSDLANDLGNLLNRTLQMVDNFCGGVLPASGPAGQLEQEIAELAAKTVRDVDEKISAFAFDDALKAIWALIGRGNKYIDETMPWKLAKEGKEEDLHRVLNTLYDVLRLTSLLVAPFVPDTAARMREQLGLEGDLRKGAIDGFTWGERTPGLKVNKGKVLFPRIDMNEWRKDKAARDERKAAPKAPVPAPEIPPEHEETVEIDAFRAVELRVARIINVEEIPKSKKLYKLSIDLGYEKRTIVSGIKEFFTPEELLGKRIVVVANLKPVKLCGVESNGMLLAAGDGKKTTLSLLTPDRDIPLGCRVS; encoded by the coding sequence ATGCCGGAGAACCTGAACCAGGAGAACAAAACCTTTTACCTCACCACCCCGATTTACTACGTGAACGACATTCCCCACATCGGCCACGCCTACACCACCATCGCCGCCGACGTGATGTGCCGCTACAAGCGCATGAAGGGCTATGACGTTATGTTCCTCACCGGGACGGACGAGCATGGCCAGAAGATCCAGCAGAGCGCCGCCGCCAAGGGGCTGACTCCCATCGAGCTCGCGGACCGTACGGTTCTGAACTTCAAGGAACTCTGGAACGCCCTGGGAATCTCCTACGACGACTTCATCCGCACCACCGAGGAGCGCCACTACAGGACAGTGCAGGCCATTTTCAAAAAGCTCCTCGACCAGGGGGACATCTACAAGGGAACCTACGAGGGCTGGTACTGCGTCCCCTGTGAAACCTACGTGCCGGAAAGCAGCATGGGCGAGGACAAAACCTGCCCGGACTGCAGGCTCCCCCTCCAGATGATGAAGGAGGAGAGTTACTTCCTCCGTGCGTCGAAGTACGTGCCCCGTCTCCTCGAGTACTACGAGACAAACCTCCGGGGAGTCATGCCAAGGACCCGTTACAACGAGATCGTGAGCTTCCTGAAAAGCGGCGTCCGGGACCAGTCCGTCTCTCGGACCACGCTGAAATGGGGGATCCCCGTTCCCGGCGACGATGCCCACGTGATCTACGTGTGGTTCGACGCCCTCATCAACTACGTGACCGCCTGCGGCTATCTCGACGACCCCGAAAAATTCGCGAAATACTGGCCCTCGGCCCACCACCTCGTGGGGAAGGACATCATCCGCTTTCACTGCGTCGTCTGGCCCATCATGCTTCTCGCCCTGGGCGTGAATCCTCCCGTGTCCGTCTTCGCCCACGGCTGGTGGACCGTGGAGGGTGAGAAGATGTCCAAGTCGAAGGGCAACGTGGTGGACCCCTTCGAGATGGTGAAGCGCTACGGGCGGGATCCCTTCCGGTATTTCCTCCTGAGGGAAGTCCCCTTCGGCCTTGACGGCGACTTCTCGGAAGCGGCCCTGGTGGGGAGAATCAACTCCGACCTCGCCAACGACCTGGGCAACCTTCTCAACCGGACCCTCCAGATGGTTGACAACTTCTGCGGCGGTGTCCTTCCGGCCTCGGGCCCGGCAGGGCAGCTCGAACAGGAGATTGCCGAACTTGCCGCAAAAACCGTCAGGGATGTGGACGAAAAGATCTCCGCTTTTGCCTTCGACGATGCACTGAAAGCCATCTGGGCGCTCATCGGCAGGGGCAACAAGTACATCGACGAAACTATGCCCTGGAAGCTCGCCAAAGAAGGGAAGGAAGAGGACCTACACAGGGTGCTCAACACCCTCTACGATGTCCTCAGGCTCACCTCCCTTCTCGTGGCCCCATTCGTCCCCGACACGGCGGCCCGCATGCGGGAGCAGCTCGGCCTGGAGGGAGATCTCCGGAAGGGTGCCATCGACGGCTTCACCTGGGGCGAAAGAACCCCGGGGCTGAAGGTGAACAAGGGGAAGGTACTCTTTCCCCGGATCGACATGAACGAATGGAGGAAAGACAAGGCGGCCAGGGATGAGCGGAAGGCCGCTCCCAAAGCGCCGGTCCCTGCACCGGAGATCCCTCCGGAGCATGAGGAAACCGTTGAGATCGACGCCTTCCGGGCCGTGGAGCTCCGGGTGGCCCGGATCATCAACGTGGAGGAGATCCCCAAGTCGAAGAAGCTCTACAAGCTATCCATCGACCTCGGGTACGAGAAGCGGACCATCGTCTCCGGCATAAAGGAATTCTTCACCCCGGAAGAACTTCTGGGCAAGCGCATCGTGGTGGTGGCCAACCTGAAGCCGGTCAAGCTCTGCGGAGTGGAGAGCAACGGCATGCTTCTGGCCGCCGGCGACGGGAAAAAGACCACCCTCTCCCTCCTGACACCTGACAGGGACATCCCCCTGGGCTGCAGGGTCAGCTGA
- a CDS encoding methyltransferase, whose product MTVTRDDLLYGALTLRQPAGGPRVNVDTILLAAYVRDTFPRSGGRVMELGCASGAVSLILALRFPAVAVTGLEIQDELAALAEENAVLNGLSERVSVVRGDLRNSGALFPPQLFDCVAMNPPYEEPGCGRPSASSSDRPARQGIWCSLGDMAAAARYLLKHRGRMYVVFRAGRTAELLASLSEQGLEPKRIRFVHPLPGRKASVVLVEALRGGKPGMTVEPPLYIEDGRGNYTEELLAAYTKEGLPCRSQ is encoded by the coding sequence ATGACCGTCACGAGGGACGATCTTCTCTACGGTGCCCTTACTCTCCGCCAGCCCGCCGGGGGGCCGCGGGTCAACGTGGACACCATCCTCCTCGCAGCCTACGTACGGGATACTTTTCCCCGTTCGGGGGGCAGGGTGATGGAACTCGGGTGCGCCTCCGGAGCCGTGTCGCTGATCCTCGCCCTGCGATTCCCCGCTGTGGCCGTCACCGGACTCGAAATCCAGGACGAGCTGGCGGCCCTTGCGGAAGAGAATGCCGTCCTCAACGGGCTTTCGGAAAGAGTGTCCGTTGTCCGGGGAGACCTCAGGAATTCCGGAGCTCTCTTCCCCCCCCAGCTCTTCGACTGCGTGGCCATGAACCCTCCCTACGAGGAACCCGGCTGCGGCAGGCCCAGCGCCTCCTCTTCGGACCGGCCTGCCCGCCAGGGGATCTGGTGCTCCCTCGGCGACATGGCGGCGGCGGCCCGCTACCTGCTGAAGCACAGGGGAAGGATGTACGTGGTCTTCCGGGCCGGCCGGACGGCAGAGCTCCTGGCATCCCTCTCGGAGCAGGGCCTGGAGCCGAAGAGAATCCGCTTCGTCCACCCTCTGCCGGGAAGAAAAGCCTCGGTCGTTCTTGTGGAAGCCCTCCGGGGTGGAAAACCGGGCATGACCGTGGAGCCTCCCCTTTACATCGAAGACGGCCGGGGGAACTACACGGAGGAGCTCCTGGCCGCCTATACGAAGGAGGGACTGCCATGCCGCTCGCAGTGA
- the tgt gene encoding tRNA guanosine(34) transglycosylase Tgt — protein sequence MSAPDTAFSFTLEAVCPVTGARAGTIRTPRGEIRTPVFMPVGTQATVKAMAPFELEEMGAGIILANTYHLYLRPGADIIAEGGGLHGFMQWKRPILTDSGGFQVFSLSTLNRISDEGVWCRSHHDGTPHVMNPEWSMSVQKRLGSDIAMCFDQCAPWPCSREDAEGAVRRTALWAARSKEAHAREWQGRQRQALFGIVQGSVWEDLRLRSAEDIIPLDFSGYAVGGLSVGEPHEDMYRILDSLKGVLPSGKPRYLMGVGRPDNLVEGVARGIDMFDCVLPTRNGRNGTLFTPSGAVNIKKKQYERDFTPVDPECDCYACRTFTRAYIRHLYRSGEILASRLCSWHNLRFVIRLGEEMRASILEGRFPEFRRAFLSRFSGGDAQ from the coding sequence ATGAGCGCCCCTGACACGGCCTTCAGTTTTACCCTGGAGGCCGTCTGTCCCGTCACCGGGGCCCGGGCGGGAACCATCCGCACCCCCCGGGGGGAGATACGAACCCCGGTCTTCATGCCCGTGGGGACCCAGGCCACCGTGAAGGCTATGGCTCCCTTCGAACTCGAGGAGATGGGAGCCGGGATCATCCTGGCCAATACCTACCACCTCTATCTCAGGCCCGGCGCGGACATCATCGCCGAAGGGGGAGGGCTCCACGGATTCATGCAGTGGAAGAGGCCCATTCTTACCGACAGCGGAGGCTTCCAGGTCTTCTCTCTCTCCACCCTCAACCGGATTTCCGATGAAGGGGTCTGGTGCAGGTCTCACCACGACGGGACACCTCACGTCATGAACCCCGAGTGGTCCATGTCGGTGCAGAAAAGACTCGGCAGCGACATCGCCATGTGTTTCGACCAGTGTGCCCCCTGGCCCTGTTCCCGGGAGGATGCGGAAGGGGCGGTGCGGCGCACGGCCCTTTGGGCCGCCAGGTCGAAGGAGGCCCACGCCCGGGAATGGCAGGGGCGGCAGCGGCAGGCCCTGTTCGGCATCGTCCAGGGCTCCGTCTGGGAGGACCTCAGGCTCCGCTCGGCGGAGGACATCATTCCCCTGGATTTTTCCGGTTACGCCGTGGGCGGCCTCTCCGTGGGAGAGCCCCACGAGGACATGTACCGAATCCTCGACAGTCTGAAGGGCGTGCTTCCCTCCGGCAAACCCCGGTATCTCATGGGAGTGGGACGGCCGGACAACCTTGTTGAGGGAGTTGCCCGGGGCATCGATATGTTCGACTGCGTTCTCCCCACACGGAACGGGAGGAACGGAACCCTCTTCACACCCTCAGGCGCGGTGAACATCAAGAAAAAACAGTACGAGCGGGATTTCACCCCGGTGGACCCCGAATGCGACTGCTACGCCTGCCGGACCTTCACCAGGGCCTATATCCGCCACCTTTACCGCTCAGGGGAGATCCTCGCCTCGAGGCTGTGCAGCTGGCACAACCTCAGGTTCGTGATCCGGCTCGGCGAGGAAATGCGCGCATCCATCCTGGAGGGACGATTTCCGGAATTCCGGCGCGCCTTTCTGTCGCGTTTTTCAGGAGGTGATGCCCAGTGA
- the rpoB gene encoding DNA-directed RNA polymerase subunit beta, with product MAEFVPVSSERQRLTFGRARDLVEIPDMIEVQRDSYNWFYQEDTAPDARVPQGLQELLHEVFPIESYDGSFALEFVKYLLDEPSTEEEESRQRDLTWSRPIRATIRLVNRKTKEMKEEEIFLGDFPLMTGRGTFIINGTERVVVNQLARSAGVYFTKDELITGQEAYSAKIIPDRGAWLEFSLTSGDLISVNIDNRKKIPATLLLKIFGASTNDGVLDLFDAKTVQRDVTEEDVKGMLSAESVLDQDGSTVLPRNRTITKEHLEKLWSMGRTKVLVWDVDPAIAATLEKDGAFNTDEAMVELFRKLRPNEPARIENAREYVHSLLFDPRRYNLGRVGRYKMNRKLGLEIPEEVRLLTKEDLVEIIRGIIELRNPDKTGDDIDHLGNRRVRSVGELLQNQIRIGLLRMERIAKERMTTIPDLSNAMARDLINVRPIAASLREFFGSGQLSQFMDQTNPLAEVTHRRRLSALGPGGLSRERAGFEARDVHYTHYGRVCPIETPEGPNIGLVTSLATYARLNEYGFLITPRRKVENGRVTGEIVFLSADEEDRVHVGMANTPVDDEGMITEMHCFTRFQGNIVTVPREEVSYLDVSPKQIVSASTALIPFLEHDDANRALMGSNMQRQAVPLIAPEAPVVGTGVEHRIAKDSGSCVVAMKDGVVEYVDSTRIEIRNGAESHVYPLVKFRRSNQGTVIHQKPIVHKGDKVEKGQIIADGQASEGGELALGRNVIIAFMPWEGFNFEDAILLSERLVKEDFYSSIHIEEYEIEARDTKLGPEEITRDIPNVGEDMLKNLDEDGIVRVGAEVNAGDILVGKVTPKGESDQTPEEKLLRAIFGEKAREVRDTSLKVPHGARGKIVAVKQMTRADSPDALSPGVNKVVKIYVAQLRKITVGDKMAGRHGNKGVVSRILPVEDMPYLPDGTPVDVVLNPLGVPSRMNLGQVLETIMGFVAFQNGWKVATPVFEGAKEKEIFDLLEQLSKDKYPELTSDGMITLYDGRTGDPFEKKVTVGCMYMLKLIHLVDDKIHARSIGPYSLITQQPLGGKAQFGGQRFGEMEVWALEGYGAANILQEMLTVKSDDIRGRLKTYERIVKGQNLTKPGVPESFRVLVKELQGLGLDVEVKYSDGQIGELLMDDDEDELPLGRYSGPRERPVFEEKEPEEKEKSDSVFGEEEMKEIVPEEMLFGEELPDGMSIEEGDEN from the coding sequence ATGGCCGAATTTGTTCCCGTCAGCAGCGAGCGCCAGAGATTGACCTTCGGGCGTGCCCGGGATCTTGTCGAGATTCCCGACATGATCGAGGTGCAGCGCGACTCATACAACTGGTTCTACCAGGAAGACACCGCTCCGGATGCGCGGGTTCCGCAGGGACTGCAGGAACTGCTCCACGAAGTGTTTCCCATCGAAAGTTATGACGGCTCCTTCGCCCTCGAGTTCGTCAAGTATCTTCTCGACGAACCCTCCACAGAGGAAGAGGAATCCCGCCAGAGGGACCTTACCTGGTCGCGCCCCATAAGGGCCACCATTAGGCTGGTGAACCGCAAAACGAAAGAGATGAAGGAAGAGGAAATTTTTCTCGGCGACTTCCCCCTGATGACGGGAAGGGGCACTTTCATCATCAACGGAACGGAGCGCGTGGTGGTCAACCAGCTCGCCCGGTCCGCCGGCGTCTATTTCACCAAGGATGAACTGATTACCGGCCAGGAAGCCTATTCCGCGAAAATAATCCCCGACAGGGGAGCCTGGCTCGAGTTCAGCCTGACCTCCGGGGATCTCATCTCCGTCAACATCGACAACAGGAAAAAGATTCCCGCCACACTCCTGTTGAAAATCTTCGGCGCCTCCACCAACGACGGCGTCCTTGACCTCTTCGACGCGAAGACGGTGCAGAGGGACGTCACCGAGGAGGACGTGAAGGGCATGCTGTCCGCCGAGTCCGTCCTCGACCAGGACGGCTCCACGGTGCTGCCCAGGAACAGGACCATCACCAAGGAACACCTCGAGAAGCTCTGGAGCATGGGCAGAACGAAGGTTCTGGTATGGGACGTAGACCCCGCCATTGCCGCCACCCTTGAAAAGGACGGGGCCTTCAACACAGACGAGGCCATGGTGGAGCTGTTCCGCAAGCTCCGGCCCAACGAACCCGCCCGGATCGAGAACGCCAGGGAATATGTCCACAGTCTTCTCTTCGATCCCCGCCGGTACAACCTCGGCCGCGTGGGCCGGTACAAAATGAACCGCAAGCTCGGCCTGGAGATCCCCGAGGAGGTTCGCCTGCTCACTAAGGAAGACCTGGTGGAAATCATCCGGGGTATCATTGAACTCAGAAACCCCGATAAGACGGGGGACGACATTGACCACCTCGGCAACCGCCGGGTCCGCTCCGTGGGCGAGCTGCTCCAGAACCAGATCCGCATCGGCCTGCTCCGCATGGAGCGCATCGCCAAGGAGAGAATGACCACCATTCCTGACCTGAGCAACGCCATGGCCAGGGACCTGATCAACGTGCGCCCCATCGCGGCCTCCCTCCGGGAATTTTTCGGCTCGGGCCAGCTCTCCCAGTTCATGGACCAGACGAACCCCCTCGCCGAGGTGACCCACAGGCGCAGGCTTTCGGCCCTGGGCCCCGGCGGCCTTTCCAGGGAACGGGCCGGGTTCGAAGCCCGGGACGTCCACTATACCCACTACGGCCGGGTTTGCCCCATCGAGACTCCGGAAGGCCCCAACATCGGCCTCGTGACCTCCCTGGCCACTTATGCCCGCCTCAACGAGTACGGGTTTCTCATCACCCCCAGGCGGAAAGTGGAGAACGGCCGGGTGACCGGAGAAATCGTCTTCCTGTCCGCCGACGAGGAGGACAGGGTGCACGTGGGCATGGCAAACACTCCCGTGGACGACGAGGGAATGATCACCGAGATGCATTGTTTCACCAGGTTCCAGGGCAACATCGTCACGGTGCCCCGGGAGGAAGTGTCCTACCTCGACGTGTCGCCCAAGCAGATTGTCTCCGCCTCCACGGCGCTCATTCCCTTCCTTGAGCACGATGACGCCAACCGGGCCCTCATGGGCTCGAACATGCAGCGCCAGGCGGTTCCCCTCATCGCACCCGAGGCCCCGGTGGTGGGCACGGGGGTGGAGCACCGCATCGCCAAGGATTCGGGGTCTTGTGTCGTGGCCATGAAGGACGGTGTGGTGGAGTACGTGGATTCCACCCGGATCGAGATCCGCAATGGAGCGGAATCCCATGTCTACCCCCTCGTCAAGTTCCGCCGCTCCAACCAGGGCACGGTGATCCACCAGAAACCCATCGTCCACAAGGGAGACAAGGTCGAAAAGGGGCAGATCATCGCCGACGGACAGGCCTCCGAGGGAGGAGAGCTCGCCCTCGGGAGGAACGTGATCATCGCCTTCATGCCCTGGGAGGGCTTCAACTTCGAGGACGCCATCCTGCTCAGTGAACGGCTCGTGAAGGAGGATTTCTATTCCTCCATCCATATAGAAGAGTACGAGATCGAGGCCCGGGACACCAAGCTCGGCCCCGAGGAGATCACCAGGGACATACCCAACGTGGGCGAGGACATGCTGAAAAACCTCGACGAGGACGGTATTGTCCGTGTGGGCGCCGAAGTCAACGCCGGCGACATTCTTGTCGGGAAGGTCACGCCCAAGGGAGAATCCGACCAGACGCCGGAAGAGAAACTCCTCCGGGCCATCTTCGGAGAAAAAGCCCGGGAAGTCCGGGACACGTCCCTCAAGGTGCCCCACGGGGCACGGGGAAAAATCGTGGCGGTCAAGCAGATGACCAGGGCCGACAGCCCCGACGCCCTCAGCCCGGGGGTCAACAAGGTGGTCAAGATCTACGTCGCCCAGCTCCGCAAAATCACCGTGGGAGACAAAATGGCGGGACGGCACGGCAACAAGGGCGTCGTCTCCAGGATTCTCCCTGTGGAGGACATGCCCTACCTTCCCGACGGCACGCCGGTGGACGTCGTCCTCAATCCCCTCGGCGTTCCCAGCCGCATGAACCTCGGCCAGGTGCTGGAGACCATCATGGGATTCGTGGCCTTCCAGAACGGATGGAAGGTGGCCACACCGGTCTTCGAGGGAGCAAAGGAGAAGGAAATCTTCGACCTGCTGGAGCAGCTCAGCAAAGATAAATATCCTGAGCTCACCTCCGACGGCATGATCACCCTGTACGACGGCCGGACGGGAGACCCCTTCGAAAAGAAGGTCACTGTGGGCTGCATGTACATGCTCAAACTCATCCACCTCGTGGACGACAAGATCCATGCCCGGTCCATCGGCCCCTACAGCCTCATCACCCAGCAGCCCCTGGGCGGAAAAGCCCAGTTCGGCGGCCAGAGGTTCGGGGAAATGGAAGTCTGGGCCCTGGAAGGGTACGGAGCTGCGAACATCCTCCAGGAAATGCTTACCGTGAAGTCCGACGACATTCGGGGAAGGCTCAAGACCTACGAACGGATCGTCAAGGGGCAGAATCTCACAAAGCCCGGTGTTCCGGAAAGCTTCAGGGTTCTCGTGAAAGAACTCCAGGGACTGGGTCTCGACGTGGAAGTGAAATACAGTGACGGACAGATAGGCGAACTGCTCATGGACGATGACGAGGACGAGCTTCCTCTCGGAAGGTATTCCGGCCCGAGGGAGCGCCCCGTTTTCGAGGAGAAGGAGCCTGAAGAAAAGGAAAAAAGCGACTCCGTTTTCGGAGAAGAAGAAATGAAAGAAATCGTTCC
- a CDS encoding TatD family hydrolase — translation MENHDRTMACPVLTDTHCHVIEGRNEYGDAKAVFKRASEAGVARMLLAGSTILTSALAVATAEKYASLGVFAAVGVHPHDAASIPSCSVEGKGIPRELAELASSPRVVAVGETGLDYHYDHSPREQQKESFRAHIRWSLESGFPLVVHGRESYGDIISIFREERASETTGVIHCFSGTEEEASFFLEAGYYLSFAGPLTFARNGSLRELFRSLPADRILLETDSPYLAPVPYRGKTNEPAFVKLVYETAAEVRAVSVEDLARTVSANADRLFRWGDPCAGREAAR, via the coding sequence ATGGAAAATCACGACAGAACGATGGCTTGCCCCGTCCTGACGGACACCCACTGCCACGTCATCGAGGGGCGGAACGAGTACGGAGACGCGAAAGCCGTCTTTAAAAGAGCGTCGGAGGCCGGGGTCGCCAGGATGCTCCTCGCGGGAAGCACCATCCTTACGAGCGCTCTGGCGGTGGCCACGGCGGAAAAGTACGCCTCCCTCGGGGTATTTGCCGCCGTGGGGGTCCATCCCCACGATGCCGCCTCCATTCCCTCCTGCTCCGTGGAGGGGAAAGGGATTCCCCGGGAACTTGCGGAGCTGGCTTCCTCTCCCCGGGTGGTTGCCGTCGGCGAAACGGGCCTCGACTACCATTACGATCATTCGCCCCGGGAGCAGCAGAAAGAATCCTTCCGGGCCCACATCCGCTGGTCTCTCGAGTCGGGGTTTCCCCTGGTGGTCCACGGACGGGAGTCCTACGGGGACATCATCAGCATATTCAGGGAAGAGCGGGCCTCGGAAACCACCGGCGTCATCCACTGCTTCTCCGGCACGGAAGAGGAGGCGTCATTCTTTCTCGAGGCGGGGTACTACCTCTCCTTCGCCGGTCCCCTGACCTTCGCCCGGAACGGCTCGCTCCGGGAGCTGTTCCGCAGCCTGCCTGCGGACCGGATTCTCCTTGAGACCGATTCCCCCTACCTGGCCCCTGTACCGTACAGGGGAAAGACCAACGAGCCCGCCTTCGTGAAACTTGTCTATGAAACGGCGGCGGAAGTCCGGGCTGTTTCCGTTGAAGACCTGGCCCGGACCGTATCGGCCAACGCGGACCGCCTCTTCCGGTGGGGAGATCCCTGCGCCGGGCGGGAGGCGGCACGATGA